One window of the Methylovirgula sp. HY1 genome contains the following:
- the greA gene encoding transcription elongation factor GreA, translating into MEKIPMTVQGYSVLEQELKQRQQVERPRIIQAISEARSHGDLSENAEYHAAKEAQSLNEGRIAELEDKLSRAEVIDVTKLSGSTIMFGATVTLIDEDTEEQKVYQIVGESEADVKSGRVSITSPTARALIGKKVGDTVEVNTPGGGKSYEILKIAFG; encoded by the coding sequence ATGGAAAAGATTCCGATGACGGTGCAGGGATATTCCGTCCTCGAACAGGAATTGAAGCAGCGTCAGCAAGTCGAGAGGCCCCGCATCATCCAGGCGATCTCGGAAGCGCGGAGTCACGGCGATTTGTCGGAAAACGCCGAATATCACGCGGCTAAAGAAGCGCAGTCGCTGAATGAAGGGCGGATCGCCGAACTCGAGGACAAATTGTCCCGCGCGGAAGTGATCGACGTCACCAAACTTTCCGGTTCGACGATCATGTTCGGCGCCACCGTGACCCTCATCGACGAGGATACGGAAGAACAGAAGGTCTACCAGATCGTCGGCGAATCGGAAGCCGATGTGAAAAGCGGCCGCGTCTCGATCACCTCACCCACCGCCCGCGCCCTGATCGGCAAGAAGGTCGGCGATACCGTCGAGGTCAATACGCCCGGCGGCGGCAAAAGCTATGAGATTTTGAAGATCGCGTTCGGCTAG
- the rpoH gene encoding RNA polymerase sigma factor RpoH — MAIAALPALSGDNGLARYLNEIRRFPMLEPQEEYMLAKRWREHEDPEAAHRLVTSHLRLVAKIAMGYRGYGLPIGEVISEGNVGLMQAVKRFEPDRGFRLATYAMWWIRASIQEYILRSWSLVKMGTTASQKKLFFNLRKAKSQISALEDGDMRPDQVEKIATRLGVPQQDVIDMNRRMSGDASLNTPLREEGEGEWQDWLVDDGVSQEKLLADREESDNRLGALHQALNVLNDRERRIFEARRLSDEPITLEQLSDEFDISRERVRQIEVRAFEKVQLAVKAGVAKIESAPARTSEGAGAP, encoded by the coding sequence ATGGCAATTGCTGCGCTTCCCGCCCTTTCCGGGGATAATGGGCTTGCACGCTATCTCAATGAAATTCGGCGGTTCCCCATGCTGGAGCCGCAAGAGGAATATATGCTCGCCAAACGTTGGCGCGAGCATGAGGATCCCGAGGCCGCGCACCGGCTCGTGACTTCGCATTTGCGTCTCGTCGCCAAGATCGCCATGGGCTATCGCGGCTATGGGCTGCCGATCGGCGAGGTGATCTCGGAAGGCAATGTCGGCCTTATGCAAGCGGTCAAGCGGTTCGAGCCGGACCGCGGCTTTCGGCTGGCCACCTATGCCATGTGGTGGATCAGGGCGTCGATTCAAGAATATATCCTGCGCTCCTGGTCGCTCGTGAAAATGGGCACCACCGCGAGCCAGAAGAAGCTGTTCTTCAACCTGCGCAAGGCGAAGAGCCAGATCTCGGCGCTCGAGGATGGCGACATGCGTCCCGATCAGGTGGAAAAGATCGCCACCCGTCTCGGCGTTCCCCAGCAGGATGTCATCGACATGAATCGCCGCATGTCCGGCGATGCCTCGCTCAATACGCCCTTGCGCGAGGAGGGCGAAGGCGAATGGCAGGATTGGCTCGTCGATGATGGCGTGAGCCAGGAGAAGCTGCTTGCCGACCGCGAGGAGTCCGACAATCGACTCGGAGCCCTGCATCAGGCGCTGAATGTCCTCAACGATCGCGAACGGCGTATCTTCGAGGCCCGGCGGCTCTCCGATGAGCCGATCACGCTCGAGCAATTGTCGGATGAATTCGACATTTCCCGCGAGCGTGTGCGGCAGATCGAGGTCCGCGCTTTCGAAAAAGTGCAGCTAGCCGTCAAAGCAGGCGTCGCGAAGATCGAATCCGCACCGGCTCGGACGAGCGAAGGCGCCGGCGCTCCTTAA
- the carB gene encoding carbamoyl-phosphate synthase large subunit, with translation MPKRTDISTILIIGAGPIIIGQACEFDYSGTQACKALRAEGYRIVLVNSNPATIMTDPDMADRTYVEPITPEVVAKIIAAERHAIPGGFALLPTMGGQTALNCALSLKRMGVLVDYDVEMIGATAEAIDMAEDRELFREAMTRIGLSTPRSHQIKTLAQALDILDDIGLPAIIRPSFTMGGTGGGIAYNKEEFIEIIERGIDASPTNEVLVEESVLGWKEYEMEVVRDKADNCIIICSIENIDPMGVHTGDSITVAPALTLTDKEYQVMRDASLAVLREIGVETGGSNVQFAVDPETGRMVVIEMNPRVSRSSALASKATGFPIAKVAAKLAIGYTLDEIANDITGGATPASFEPTIDYVVTKIPRFAFEKFPGADPVLTTAMKSVGEAMAIGRTFAESLQKALRSLETGLTGLDEIEIEGFGKGDDKNVLRAALGRPTPDRLLVVAQALRHGLMHEDIHAACGIDRWFIARLQEIIDLEAKIKDHGLPADEANLRMLKAAGFSDTRLAALANIPESSVTELRHKLRVRPVFKRIDTCAAEFASPTAYMYSTYEAPFAGRLACEANPSGRDKIVILGGGPNRIGQGIEFDYCCCHASFALREVGYETIMINCNPETVSTDYDTSDRLYFEPLTEEDVLEILAKESEVGTLKGAIVQFGGQTPLKLAHALESAQIAILGTSVDSIDLAEDRDRFKRLLDKLGLMQPKNGIAYSVEQSRLVAAELNLPLVVRPSYVLGGRAMAIIRDETALDDYLLDTLPGLVPRDVKARYPNDKTGQINTVLGKNPLLFDRYLSDAVEVDVDALCDGRDVFVCGIMEHIEEAGIHSGDSACSLPPRSLSPAVIAAIEEQTCKLALALNVGGLMNVQFALKDGEIYVLEVNPRASRTVPFVAKVIGLPIAKIAARIMAGESLASFKLTPRRPDHVGVKEAVFPFARFPGVDTVLGPEMRSTGEVMGLDRSFAIAFAKSQLGGGTKVPTSGTVFVSVRDLDKPRVIDCMKLLLSLGFRICATGGTSRYLETQGIPAQKVNKVSEGRPHVVDAIKNGSIQLVFNTTEGAQALADSRSLRRAALLHRVPYYTTLAGAIAASQGIKAYVAGDFEVRALQDYFG, from the coding sequence ATGCCCAAGCGGACAGATATTTCGACGATCCTGATCATCGGCGCCGGGCCGATCATCATCGGCCAAGCCTGTGAATTCGATTATTCCGGAACCCAGGCCTGCAAGGCCCTGCGCGCCGAGGGCTATCGCATCGTCTTGGTGAATTCGAATCCGGCGACGATCATGACCGATCCCGACATGGCGGATCGAACCTATGTCGAGCCGATCACGCCGGAGGTCGTGGCCAAGATCATTGCCGCGGAGCGCCATGCAATTCCGGGCGGATTCGCGCTTTTGCCGACGATGGGTGGGCAAACAGCCTTGAATTGCGCTTTATCGCTGAAGCGCATGGGCGTGCTCGTTGATTATGATGTCGAAATGATCGGCGCGACGGCCGAGGCGATCGACATGGCGGAGGATCGCGAGCTCTTTCGCGAGGCGATGACGCGGATCGGGCTGTCCACGCCACGCTCGCATCAAATCAAGACGCTTGCCCAGGCTCTCGACATTCTCGACGACATCGGGCTGCCGGCCATCATTCGCCCCTCTTTCACCATGGGCGGCACCGGCGGCGGCATCGCCTATAATAAAGAAGAATTCATCGAGATCATCGAGCGCGGCATCGATGCTTCGCCGACGAATGAAGTTCTGGTCGAGGAAAGCGTGCTCGGCTGGAAGGAATATGAGATGGAGGTCGTCCGCGACAAAGCGGATAATTGCATCATCATCTGCTCGATCGAAAACATCGATCCGATGGGCGTCCATACCGGCGATTCGATCACGGTGGCGCCGGCGCTCACCTTGACCGACAAGGAATATCAGGTGATGCGCGATGCCTCGCTCGCGGTGCTACGCGAGATCGGCGTCGAAACCGGCGGCTCGAATGTGCAATTCGCGGTCGATCCGGAAACCGGCCGCATGGTCGTCATCGAGATGAATCCGCGCGTCTCGCGTTCCTCGGCTCTCGCTTCCAAGGCCACGGGCTTTCCGATTGCCAAGGTCGCAGCCAAGCTGGCGATCGGCTATACGCTCGATGAAATCGCCAATGACATTACCGGCGGCGCGACGCCGGCCTCCTTCGAACCGACGATCGATTATGTCGTTACGAAGATTCCGCGCTTCGCCTTCGAAAAATTTCCCGGCGCCGATCCGGTTTTGACGACCGCGATGAAATCGGTCGGCGAAGCCATGGCGATCGGCCGCACCTTTGCGGAAAGCCTGCAAAAAGCCCTGCGTTCGCTGGAAACCGGCCTGACCGGGCTCGACGAGATCGAGATCGAGGGATTTGGCAAAGGCGACGACAAAAATGTCCTGCGCGCGGCCTTGGGCCGGCCGACGCCGGACCGGCTTCTCGTCGTCGCCCAAGCGCTGCGGCATGGGCTGATGCATGAAGACATTCATGCCGCTTGCGGCATTGATCGCTGGTTCATCGCGCGGCTTCAGGAGATCATCGATCTCGAAGCGAAGATCAAAGATCACGGACTGCCGGCGGACGAAGCCAATCTGCGGATGCTGAAAGCCGCCGGCTTTTCCGACACGCGTCTCGCCGCGCTCGCGAACATTCCCGAAAGCTCCGTGACGGAGCTTCGCCACAAGCTCAGGGTTCGCCCGGTGTTCAAACGCATCGACACTTGCGCTGCGGAATTCGCCTCGCCGACAGCCTATATGTATTCGACCTATGAAGCGCCGTTCGCCGGGAGGTTGGCCTGCGAAGCCAATCCATCGGGACGCGACAAGATCGTCATCCTCGGCGGTGGCCCGAACCGAATCGGGCAAGGGATCGAATTCGACTATTGTTGCTGCCACGCGAGTTTCGCGCTGCGTGAAGTCGGCTACGAAACGATCATGATCAATTGCAATCCGGAGACTGTGTCGACGGATTACGATACGTCGGACCGGCTTTATTTCGAGCCTCTGACCGAAGAGGATGTGCTCGAAATTCTCGCCAAGGAAAGCGAAGTCGGCACGTTGAAGGGCGCGATCGTCCAATTCGGCGGCCAGACGCCGTTGAAACTCGCGCATGCGCTCGAAAGCGCGCAAATTGCAATCCTTGGGACCAGCGTCGACTCGATCGATCTCGCCGAGGACCGCGACAGATTCAAGCGGCTGCTCGACAAGCTCGGCCTCATGCAGCCGAAGAATGGCATCGCCTACTCGGTCGAGCAATCGCGGCTCGTCGCCGCCGAACTCAATCTGCCGCTCGTCGTGCGGCCTTCCTACGTGCTTGGCGGTCGCGCCATGGCGATCATTCGCGACGAGACCGCGCTCGACGATTATCTGCTCGACACTTTGCCGGGCCTCGTGCCGAGAGATGTGAAAGCGCGCTATCCCAACGATAAGACGGGCCAGATCAATACGGTTCTCGGCAAGAATCCGCTGCTCTTCGACCGCTATCTCTCGGACGCCGTCGAAGTCGATGTCGATGCGCTCTGCGACGGACGCGATGTCTTCGTCTGCGGCATCATGGAGCATATCGAGGAGGCCGGCATTCATTCCGGCGACAGCGCCTGTTCGCTGCCGCCACGCTCGCTGTCGCCGGCCGTGATCGCCGCGATCGAGGAGCAAACCTGCAAGCTCGCCCTCGCGCTCAATGTCGGCGGCTTGATGAACGTGCAGTTTGCACTAAAGGACGGCGAAATCTACGTGCTCGAAGTCAACCCGCGCGCCTCGCGCACGGTGCCCTTCGTCGCCAAGGTCATCGGTCTACCGATCGCCAAGATCGCCGCCCGCATCATGGCCGGCGAGTCGCTCGCAAGCTTCAAGCTGACGCCGCGGCGTCCGGACCATGTCGGGGTCAAGGAGGCGGTGTTCCCCTTTGCCCGCTTCCCCGGCGTCGACACCGTGCTCGGCCCGGAGATGCGCTCGACCGGCGAAGTCATGGGCCTCGACCGTTCCTTCGCCATCGCGTTCGCCAAGAGCCAGCTCGGTGGCGGCACGAAAGTGCCCACCAGCGGCACGGTTTTCGTCTCGGTCCGCGACCTCGACAAGCCGCGCGTTATCGACTGCATGAAATTACTGTTGAGTTTGGGCTTCCGCATCTGTGCCACCGGCGGCACCTCGCGCTATCTGGAAACCCAGGGCATCCCGGCGCAAAAGGTCAATAAGGTGTCGGAAGGCCGACCCCACGTGGTCGATGCCATCAAGAACGGCAGCATTCAGCTCGTTTTCAACACGACCGAGGGCGCCCAGGCCCTCGCAGATTCCCGTTCCCTCCGCCGCGCGGCCCTCTTGCACAGAGTTCCTTATTATACCACTCTTGCAGGAGCGATCGCGGCCTCGCAGGGCATCAAAGCCTATGTGGCGGGTGATTTCGAGGTCCGCGCGTTGCAGGACTATTTTGGCTGA
- a CDS encoding RluA family pseudouridine synthase: MAGAERAESGACFLCEVGTGEAGERLDRFLASQAPARDAGLSRTRLKSLIESGAVSIDGNVIADAGAKLRAGQQISVNVPPPADPVPRAEPMPLVICHEDDYLIVLDKPAGLVVHPAPGHETGTLVNALIAHCGDALSGIGGVRRPGIVHRLDKDTSGLLVVAKTDRAHQGLSALFADHGRTEPFTREYFAFVWGVPSQSSGTIVAPLWRHRTDREKMTVSPHGREAITHWELCETFAGHNGQPAASLLRCALETGRTHQIRVHLAHIGHPLLGDSLYGSGFKTKAALLGPKAQAALAGLGRQALHAASLGFSHPVTGEALLLESDLPPDLQKLHDCLAQGL, translated from the coding sequence ATGGCTGGCGCGGAGCGCGCTGAATCCGGCGCATGCTTTCTCTGCGAGGTCGGGACGGGAGAAGCCGGCGAAAGGCTCGATCGCTTTCTCGCGAGCCAGGCTCCGGCCCGCGACGCCGGCCTCTCGCGCACGCGGCTGAAAAGCCTCATCGAAAGCGGTGCTGTCTCGATCGATGGCAATGTGATTGCCGATGCCGGCGCGAAACTTCGGGCGGGCCAGCAGATCAGCGTCAATGTTCCGCCGCCGGCCGATCCGGTGCCGCGCGCCGAACCCATGCCTTTAGTCATCTGCCACGAGGACGATTATCTCATCGTGCTCGATAAGCCCGCAGGCCTCGTGGTGCATCCTGCTCCCGGCCACGAGACGGGCACGCTCGTCAATGCGCTGATCGCGCATTGCGGCGACGCACTTTCCGGCATTGGCGGGGTGCGGCGGCCGGGCATCGTGCATCGGCTCGACAAGGATACGTCAGGCCTACTCGTCGTCGCCAAGACCGATAGAGCGCACCAGGGGCTCTCGGCGCTGTTTGCCGATCACGGCCGCACCGAGCCGTTCACCCGCGAATATTTTGCATTCGTCTGGGGCGTGCCGAGCCAGAGTTCCGGGACGATCGTCGCGCCGCTGTGGCGGCATCGGACGGACCGCGAAAAAATGACGGTGTCGCCGCATGGCCGCGAAGCCATCACCCATTGGGAGCTTTGCGAGACATTTGCGGGACATAATGGGCAGCCGGCCGCGAGCCTCCTGCGCTGCGCGCTGGAAACCGGGCGCACCCACCAGATCCGCGTCCATCTGGCGCATATAGGTCATCCCCTATTGGGCGATTCGCTCTATGGGAGTGGCTTCAAGACCAAGGCCGCCTTGCTTGGACCCAAGGCGCAGGCGGCGCTTGCTGGGCTCGGCCGTCAGGCTTTGCATGCCGCGAGCCTAGGGTTTTCGCATCCGGTGACGGGGGAAGCGTTGCTGTTGGAAAGCGATTTGCCGCCAGATTTGCAGAAATTGCATGACTGCCTTGCGCAGGGTCTTTGA
- a CDS encoding invasion associated locus B family protein: MKMRALFRTAWLAGLWIPLVAAPPALAETPSPLPGGASSIQETFDAWTVNCAVQKGAKHCSMAQEQVDQHSRQRVIAIELGIAAGKVEGTLILPFGLALAHGVQLQIDSAPAEPPRPIRTCIPVGCLVSLTFDAKSVAALRKATTLKVAAVADSGKAANFSISLKGFPAALDRTIALAK, from the coding sequence ATGAAAATGAGAGCCCTCTTCAGGACAGCTTGGCTCGCAGGCCTCTGGATACCGCTCGTGGCCGCGCCGCCGGCTTTGGCGGAAACGCCGTCGCCCTTGCCCGGCGGCGCCAGTTCCATTCAGGAGACTTTCGACGCCTGGACGGTGAACTGCGCCGTGCAGAAAGGCGCCAAGCATTGCTCGATGGCGCAGGAGCAGGTCGATCAACACAGCCGGCAGCGCGTGATCGCCATCGAATTGGGCATCGCCGCCGGAAAGGTCGAAGGCACGCTCATTCTTCCCTTCGGCCTGGCGCTGGCCCACGGCGTGCAGCTGCAAATCGATTCCGCGCCCGCCGAGCCGCCGCGGCCGATCCGCACCTGCATCCCGGTCGGCTGTCTCGTGTCTTTGACATTCGATGCCAAATCGGTCGCCGCCTTGCGAAAGGCGACGACTCTCAAGGTCGCGGCTGTCGCCGACAGCGGCAAGGCTGCCAATTTCAGCATTTCGCTGAAGGGCTTCCCGGCTGCGCTCGACCGCACGATCGCGCTGGCAAAATAA
- a CDS encoding pyridoxal phosphate-dependent aminotransferase — MAFISDALLRVKPSATIAVTQKARDLKNAGRDIISLSIGEPDFDTPDNIKKAAIAAIERGETKYTPVAGIQPLREAIAAKFKRENGIDYKPSQTIVGNGGKHILFNAFLATVNPGDEVIIPAPYWVSYPDMVVIAGGTPVTIETKMAQGFKLQPDDLAKAITPKTKWLMLNSPSNPSGAAYTYDEMKALTDVLLAHPHVWVLSDDIYEHLIYGDFVFVTPAQVEPRLMDRTLTMNGVSKSYAMTGWRIGYAAGPDQLIKAMEMLQGQQTSGACSIAQWASVEALNGPQDFIPERRKIFEERRNLVVSMINQAKYLKCPSPEGAFYVYPSCAEAIGRKTPEGKVIATDEDFVSALLEAEGVAVVQGSAFGLGPNFRISYATATQVLEEACTKIQRFCASLV; from the coding sequence ATGGCCTTCATTTCCGACGCCTTGCTTCGCGTAAAGCCCTCCGCAACCATCGCGGTGACGCAGAAGGCACGTGATCTGAAAAATGCCGGCCGCGACATCATTTCATTGTCGATCGGCGAGCCTGACTTCGACACGCCGGACAATATCAAGAAGGCGGCGATCGCCGCGATCGAGCGCGGCGAGACGAAATACACGCCGGTTGCCGGCATCCAACCGCTCAGGGAAGCCATCGCCGCGAAATTCAAGCGCGAGAACGGGATCGACTACAAGCCGTCACAAACCATCGTCGGCAACGGCGGCAAGCATATTTTGTTCAACGCCTTCCTCGCGACGGTCAATCCCGGCGACGAAGTCATCATCCCCGCGCCCTATTGGGTGAGCTATCCGGATATGGTCGTCATCGCGGGTGGCACGCCGGTGACGATCGAGACCAAGATGGCGCAAGGCTTCAAGCTGCAGCCCGATGATCTCGCAAAGGCGATCACGCCGAAAACCAAATGGCTGATGCTGAACTCGCCGTCAAACCCCTCCGGCGCCGCCTATACGTATGACGAAATGAAGGCACTCACCGATGTTCTGCTCGCGCACCCGCATGTTTGGGTTTTGAGCGACGACATCTATGAACACTTGATCTATGGCGATTTCGTCTTCGTCACGCCGGCGCAAGTCGAGCCGCGCCTGATGGATCGTACGCTCACCATGAACGGCGTGTCGAAATCCTACGCCATGACCGGCTGGCGGATCGGCTATGCCGCCGGGCCGGATCAACTCATCAAGGCAATGGAGATGCTGCAGGGCCAGCAGACCTCAGGAGCCTGCTCGATCGCGCAATGGGCCTCAGTCGAGGCGCTGAACGGCCCGCAGGATTTCATTCCCGAACGGCGCAAGATCTTCGAGGAAAGGCGCAATCTCGTCGTTTCCATGATCAATCAGGCGAAATATCTGAAATGCCCGTCGCCGGAAGGCGCCTTCTATGTCTATCCCTCCTGCGCCGAGGCCATCGGCCGCAAGACTCCCGAAGGCAAGGTGATCGCAACGGATGAGGATTTCGTTTCGGCACTGCTCGAGGCCGAAGGTGTCGCCGTGGTGCAAGGATCAGCCTTCGGTCTCGGACCGAATTTCCGGATCTCTTATGCGACCGCGACGCAAGTGCTCGAAGAAGCTTGCACCAAGATCCAGCGCTTCTGCGCCTCGCTCGTTTGA
- a CDS encoding methyl-accepting chemotaxis protein, whose translation MQSISRGIRLTHRFALVIIAFTILTGISGAIVWTNVVDLQKTDADIINRQYPARVALGEAKASEGAFGVLAYQLKDATKGGDAAKADVAGIRYSIREESRRFRNWLHTVKVLCPEKARDILAITLRFDRMLAFLDAFPKPGAETPDFQLEYRFSAIRDDLEASLTHLSLELGREATDKIAYAQNVKSAGVRQTLVIFAIGFVAFFAGAVAWASLAIARPMLRLADAIRRIAGGAFDTEIRYITRRDEVGEVARAMLVFRDKGLSVQRLEKETAATEARAAAALAHERRRMVEAFQQEVMEAIGALSSAATELQRNAAIMHDIAWSTDDRTKQVVTFSQERIATTENLSTSSSMLAATIGKMNELFLSAGEIAALATGDGKATSRRANELTEAVETIGQIADFIGGVAYQTNLLALNATIEAARCGEAGRGFAVVASEVKALAHETSRAAADIAQRIETVKAATNHVVAAIGVTVNRIGRIADMSNQLGNVMDQKDRASRDIARCVGAAADEAQNLSVVLAEVGRATSETQRIATEILAATDEVSLQSERLFSRSREFCQKIGAETELAPADHALPVGRQNPRSA comes from the coding sequence GTGCAAAGCATTTCTCGCGGTATCCGACTTACGCATCGCTTCGCCCTCGTGATCATCGCTTTCACAATCCTCACCGGCATCAGCGGAGCCATAGTCTGGACGAATGTCGTAGATCTGCAAAAGACCGATGCTGACATTATCAATCGGCAATATCCCGCCCGCGTCGCGCTCGGCGAAGCCAAGGCTTCCGAAGGTGCCTTCGGCGTCCTTGCCTATCAGCTCAAAGACGCAACCAAGGGTGGTGACGCGGCCAAGGCCGATGTGGCCGGCATTCGCTATTCCATAAGGGAGGAATCCCGGCGCTTCCGCAATTGGCTTCACACGGTGAAGGTTTTGTGCCCGGAGAAAGCCCGAGACATCCTTGCTATTACCCTGCGATTTGACCGGATGCTGGCGTTTCTCGATGCCTTCCCGAAACCTGGAGCCGAGACACCCGATTTCCAGCTCGAATATCGCTTCTCGGCCATTCGCGACGATCTCGAGGCAAGCCTCACCCATCTCTCGCTCGAACTCGGTCGCGAAGCCACCGACAAGATCGCCTATGCCCAGAACGTGAAATCGGCAGGTGTCCGCCAGACGCTGGTGATTTTCGCCATCGGCTTCGTCGCCTTTTTCGCCGGCGCCGTAGCTTGGGCTTCCCTCGCCATAGCGCGACCGATGTTGCGGCTTGCCGACGCGATCCGACGCATCGCCGGCGGCGCATTTGACACGGAAATCCGGTACATTACGCGGCGCGATGAGGTCGGCGAAGTCGCCCGTGCCATGCTGGTCTTTCGCGATAAGGGACTTTCGGTTCAGCGGCTCGAAAAAGAAACCGCCGCGACCGAGGCCCGCGCCGCCGCCGCCCTGGCACACGAACGCCGCCGCATGGTCGAAGCGTTCCAGCAAGAGGTCATGGAGGCGATCGGCGCCCTGTCGTCGGCCGCGACCGAGCTCCAGCGCAACGCCGCAATCATGCATGACATCGCCTGGTCCACGGACGATCGCACCAAGCAGGTCGTCACTTTCTCCCAAGAGCGGATCGCGACGACCGAAAACCTCTCCACCTCTTCATCCATGCTGGCCGCCACGATCGGTAAGATGAACGAGCTGTTTCTGAGCGCCGGTGAGATTGCCGCGCTCGCGACCGGCGACGGCAAAGCCACCTCCCGGCGCGCCAACGAACTAACCGAAGCTGTCGAGACAATCGGTCAGATCGCCGATTTCATCGGCGGCGTCGCCTATCAGACCAATCTTCTCGCCCTCAATGCCACGATCGAAGCCGCCCGCTGCGGCGAAGCCGGCCGTGGCTTCGCAGTGGTAGCCAGCGAGGTGAAAGCCCTGGCGCATGAAACGTCACGCGCCGCAGCCGATATTGCGCAACGGATCGAGACGGTGAAAGCGGCCACCAACCATGTTGTCGCCGCCATCGGCGTGACCGTCAATCGCATCGGCCGGATCGCCGACATGTCGAACCAGCTCGGCAATGTCATGGATCAGAAGGATCGTGCCAGCCGCGATATCGCCCGCTGCGTCGGCGCCGCCGCCGATGAGGCGCAAAACCTGTCGGTGGTTCTCGCCGAGGTCGGCCGCGCGACCAGCGAGACGCAAAGGATCGCGACGGAAATTCTCGCCGCCACGGACGAAGTGTCGCTTCAGTCCGAACGCCTGTTCAGCCGCTCACGGGAATTCTGTCAGAAAATCGGCGCCGAGACCGAGTTGGCCCCAGCCGACCATGCCCTGCCCGTCGGCCGGCAGAACCCGCGATCGGCCTGA
- a CDS encoding DUF2237 family protein encodes MFREDNGGGGGRRPSRNVLGQPLEPCSHAPLTGFYRNGCCDTSREDTASHTVCIVATEEFLAFSKAAGNDLSTPLPQYGFPGVKAGDRWCLCAPRWQEALEAGKMPRVVLRATHEGALEYCALEDLKRYAVDLS; translated from the coding sequence ATGTTCAGGGAAGACAATGGCGGCGGCGGTGGTCGCCGACCGTCGCGCAACGTGCTCGGCCAGCCGCTCGAGCCCTGTTCTCACGCACCATTGACCGGGTTTTACCGCAATGGCTGCTGCGACACCTCGCGCGAGGACACCGCCAGCCACACGGTATGTATCGTCGCGACCGAAGAATTCCTCGCTTTTTCCAAAGCCGCCGGCAATGATCTCTCAACCCCGCTGCCGCAATATGGCTTTCCCGGCGTGAAGGCTGGGGATCGCTGGTGCCTTTGCGCGCCGCGCTGGCAGGAAGCTCTCGAAGCCGGCAAAATGCCGCGCGTCGTGCTCCGGGCCACTCATGAAGGCGCGCTCGAATATTGTGCTTTGGAAGACCTGAAGCGCTACGCTGTCGATTTGTCGTGA